The segment GAAGGGGCCTGGCCCAGAAACATGGAATCCCACCAGCAGTGATCTGGGTCCTCTCCAGGATATAGATGAGGCCCCTAGCCCTGTCTGCTGCCTttgtcagacagacacagacacacagacagacagacagacagacagacagacagacagacagacagacagacagacagacagacagacagacagacagacagacagacagacagacagacagacagacagacagacagacagagtcagtGAGTGAGTACTGACTGGGCTGAGGGCTCAGCACTCCTCACTGATATGTTTGTGTTGTTGCAAAGGAAACTTGGTCATCATTGCCCTGTTATCAGTAAGGATTGTTCTGTGCAAAATGTAATTTACAGCATTAATGCTAAATTATAAACAAAGAGTGCTgagtaattataaactgggtggttcgagccctgaatgctaaaagccatgttatatcagactgtataccacgggtatggcaAGAAATGACTGTTCTatttacattggtaaccagtttataatagcaataaggcacctcgagggtttgtggtatatggccaatattccaTGGCtacgggctgtatccaggcactccgcgttgcgttgtgcataagaacagcccttagttgtggtatattggccatatacaacacCTCCTCGGGTCTTATTACTTAAATATACTGCAGTGTTCTGGCCATTTTGGGGTAGCTATGTTCCTTTATCACTTATTAAAAATGTTGGGACAATTAAGCTTTCTGAAAATGAATTTCCTTCCTTCCTGTCAGTTTGGCTGGACTCATGTAACTCTGCTGATCGTAGTGACTCAGTCCCACCTCATCATCCACAACCTGTTTGAGGGAATGATCTGGTAAGAAATGTCTCTCtgtcgctcactcactcactcaaattCAATCAGAGGGCAAATTCAGTCAGACATTGGTTGTGAcctaaatggcactctattccatatatagtgcactactttttatcaGTGCCCTGTggaccatggtcaaaagtagtatactatatagggaatagggtgtaatttgggacacacCCAGTGGATCTGTTCTGTCAGAGGTTAATGCATGGGAGTGTCTTCACTTAGCCCACTGTCTCCATGCTGTACAATGGGAGGACTTATTGCAGGTTGAAAAGTCTATCTGATGTAATTACGACCTGTCCTACAACCATGTGATGCAAATGACGAGTGCATTAGGGTGGTCTACATCTGAAGCTTATTCAGGAGTCAACAACATTtcagaacgttcagatagaaatgtactGTGTTGACGAGACCGGCTCTGTCTCTTCAGAGTAAATACTCATGTCTGCTTTATACACCCcactgaatacaccccaggtgttGATACCAGTACCTCTCTCCTTCTCGGTCTAGGTTCATCGTGCCCATCTCCTGTGTGATCTGcaatgacatcatggcctacatGTTTGGCTTCTTCTTTGGACGTACTCCACTCATTAAGGTTAGCAAGACTGTTACACCACTACTGTATGTAGCATTTTCTGAAGTTTGGATCATTCATTTGATATTTGGTACAAAGGATACCATTGGTAACACCCTGTACTGTGTCAATGTCCTGATTGTGTACTCTACAGCTGTCTCCTAAGAAGACCTGGGAAGGCTTCATCGGCGGATTCTTTTCTACTGTTGTGTTTGGGATCCTGGTAAGACACGGCCATAGCTAACTGCAAAAGTTTCCATTCAAATTCCCCACAAGTCATATTATTTTATTCTctgcttctgtccctctctctctctccagttgtcATATGTGATGGCAGGCTACAGCTTCTTTGTGTGTCCAGTGGAGTTCAACAGTGACCATAACAGTTTTGAGGTGGACTGTGTGCCCTCTGATCTGTTCCAGCTACAGGACTATGCCCTGCCGGCCACCCTCGAGTCCCTCACTGGATGGGTGAGTCGGATCTGTCCCCTCTGTTTGATTGTGCGACTGGCTGGTCTCTGTTTCTGATCTGTctttctggctggctggctggctggctggcgggtcTGTTTCTGATTGATTGCTGGCAGTTCTCTGATTGATCGCTGGCAAGTTTCTGATCTGTCTTTCTGGCTAGATGGCGGGTCTGTTTCTGATTGCTGGCGGGTCTCTGATctctctggctggctggtggGTCTCTGTCTCTGGCTGGCAGGTCTCTGTTTCTGAACGCTGGCTGGCAGGTTTCTGATctttgtctggctggctggtgggTCTCTGTTTCTGATCTCTTGCTGTCTGGCGGGGCTCTGTTTCTGatcgctggctggctggctggttggtggGTCTCTGTTTCTGGTCTTTGACAGTATTTTCCACTAGCGCCGGCTGTCGGTAATTTTCAGCCGAGTACTTTTTCCACTTAAATTAACTACGCAAATGTTCAATTCTCTAGTTATAAAAAATTCTGCCGGCCTACCTAAGTGGCGCAGCATCGCAGTGCTTGTATCACCCTGGTTgtgtcacatccggccgtgaccgggagtccaatagggcgtcgcacaattggcccagcgctgtccgggttaggggagggtttggccgggggccTTTACTTGGTTCATCGCGAtatagcgactccttgtggtgggccgggtgcctgcaggctgactgcggtcgtcagttgaacggggtttcctctgacacattgatgcggctggcttccgggttaagaggcgcggtttggcgggtcatgttttggaagACGCATGAcacgaccttcgcctctcccgagctcgttggggagttgcagagatgagacaagatcgtaattggatatcatgaaattggggggggaaatgcaaatatatatacagttgaagtcggaagtttacatacaccttagccaaatacatttaaactctgtttttcacaattcctcacatttaatcctagtaaacattccctgtcttaggtcagttaggatcaccactttattttaagaatgtgaaatgtcagaataatagtagagagaatgatttatttcaccttttgcttctttcatcacattcccagtgggtcagaagtttacatacactcaattagtatttggtagtattgcctttaaattgtttaacttgggtcaaacgtttcaggtagccttccacaagcttcccacaataagttgagtgaattttggcccattcctcctgacagggctggtgtaactgagtcaggtttgtaggcctccttgctcgcacacgctttttcagttctctccaCAAATTtgctatgggattgaggtcagggtgttgtgatggccactcaaataccttgactttaatgtccttaagccattttaccacaactttggaagtatgcttggggtcattgtccatttggaagacccatttgtgaccaagctttaacttcctgactgatgtcttgagatgttgcctcaatatatccacatgattttccttcctcatgaggccatctattttgtgaagtgcaccagcccctcctgcagcaaagcacccccacaacatgatgctgccacccccgtgcttcacggttgggatggtgttcttcggcgtgcaagcctccccctttttcctccgaacagaacaatggtcattatggctaaacagttctatttttgtttcatcagaccagaggacatttctccaattatggtggttttggagcagtggcttcttccttgctgagcggcctttcaggttatgtcgatataggacttgttttactgtggatatagatacttttatacctgtttcctccagcatcttcacaaggtcctttgctgttgttctgggattgatttgcacctttcacatgaaagtacattcatctctaggagacagaaggtgtctccttcctgagcggtatgacggctgcgtggtcctatgttgtttatacttgcgtactattgtttgaacagatgaacgtcgtaccttcaggcgtttggaaattgctcccaaggatgaaccagacttgtggaggtctacaatttttcttctgaggtcttggctaatttcttttgattttcccatgatatcgagcaaagaggcactgagtttgaaggtaggccttgaaatacatccacaggtacacctccaattgactcaaattatgtcaattagcctatcagaagcttctaaagccatgacataattttctggaattttccaagctgtttaaaggcacagtcaacttagtgtatgtaaacttctgtcccactggaattgagatacagtgaattataattgacataatctgtctgtaaacaattgttggaaaaattacttgtgtcatgcacacagtagatgtcctaatcgatttgccaaaactatagtttgttaacaagaaatttgtggagtggttgaaaaacaagttttttaatgactccaacctaagtgtatgtaatcttctgacttgAACTGTATATGAATGTAtggagcattagtgaggtcgggcactgatgttgggcgaataggcctggctcgcagtcggtgttccaattcatcacaaaggtgttcaatgtggttgaggtcagggctctgtgcaggccagtcaagttcttccacaccgatctcgacaattcatttctgtatggacctcgctttcttcacgggggcattgtcatgctgaaacaagaaagagccttccccaaactgttgccataaatttgaaagcacagaatcgtctagaatgtaattgtgtGCTGTAGCATTGAGATTTCccctcactggaactaaggggcctagcccgaaccatgaaaaacagcccccagaagcgtgattcatcactccagagaacgtgtttccagagtccaatggtggcgagctttacaccactccagccgacgcttggcattgcacatggtgatcttaggattGTGTGTAGCTGCTCGGCCATgtaaacctatttcatgaagctcccattcttgtgctgacgttgcttccagaggcagtttggaacttggtagtgagtgttgcaaccgaggatggactatttttatgcgctacgcgcttcagcactcggtggttccactctgtgagcttgtttggcctaccacttcgcggctgttgctcctagacgtttccacttcacaataacagcacttacagttaaccgcggcagctctagcagggcagaaatttgacgaactgatttACTGGAAAggtagccaaatccactaatttgaaggcgtgtccacaaacttttgtatatatagtgtatttcatccgagtggagaagtgcaactaAAGCACAAAATTATTTGTTTTACGTTCATGATTTTGAGCAAACCCTGACTGAAGCCTAGCCTAGCTGATTGCTGGCTGGTCTCTgatctctggctggctggctggctggctggtctctGTTTCTGAACTCTGGCTGGCTGGTCTCTGTTTCTGATCTCTGGCTGGCTGGTCTCTGTTTCTGATCTCTGGCTGGCTGGTCTCTCTTTCTGACCTCTGACTGGCTGGTCTCTGTTTCTGacctctggctggctggctggtctctGTTTCTGACCTCGGGCTGGCTGGTCTCTGTTTCTGATCTCTGGCTGGCTGGTCTCTTTTTCTGACCTCTGGCTGGCTGGTCTCTGTTTCTGATCtcgggctggctggctggtctctgtttctgacctctggctggctggctggctggctggctggtccctATTTCTGacctctggctggctggctggtctctgtttctgacctcgggctggctggctggtctctgtttctgacctctggctggctggctggtctctgtttctgacctcgggctggctggctggtctctgtttctgacctcgggctggctggctggtctttGTTTCTGACCtcgggctggctggctggtctctgtttctgacctctggctggctggctggtctctgtttctgacctctggctggctggctggtctctgtttctgacctcgggctggctggctggtctctgtttctgatctctggctggctggctggtctctGTTTCTTACCTCGGGCTGGCAGGCTGGTCTCTGTTTCTgatctctggctggctggctggtctctgtttctgatctctggctggctggctggtctctgtttctgatctctggctggctggctggtctctgtttctgacctcgggctggctggctggtctctgtttctgacctctggctggctggctggtctctGTTTCTGATCTCTGGCCGGCTGGCTGGTCTCTGTTTCTGACCTCTGGCTGGTCTATGTCTGGAAGTCTGTTTTGATATCCTAAATCCTTTTGTCATTGTTTCTCCTCTTTGTTAAGAAACTTTTTGACCGTATGTGAGACTGTAGTcatcctctctcgctcccttttccccttctctctctctctctctctctctctctctctctctctctctctctccagcccacaGTGCGCCTCTACCCATTCCAGATTCACAGCATCTCCCTGTCTGCCTTTGCCTCCCTCATGGGACCCTTCGGAGGCTTCTTTGCCAGCGGCTTCAAAAGGGCCTTTAAGATCAAGGTGGGTATGAGGAGAAGAGACCCCTGTTATCGCTGGACCTGGTGGACTCACTAGAATTGAGTGGCCTCTCAGTTGACAGTGCTCATGATCAATGTTCCCTCAAAGCTGCGCGGCAGGGAACATAAATATCAGCCCACGGAGAGAAGCACaagatttatatttttgttgttgttccagGACTTTGCCAACACCATCCCCGGTCACGGTGGCATCATGGACCGCTTCGACTGCCAGTACCTCATGGCCACGTTCGTCAATGTCTACATCGCCAGCTTCATCAGGTAACCCCGTTGTTTATAAAGAGAGTAGTCAGTGgtgcatagagagagaggagccacaGTCTTAACTGCTTTTGGCTGACAGTGTGTTGATTGATGAAAATAATGCATTACTAAAGAGGAAGTGATTCTCGAGAAGGCTGTTACTGTATGTGATTCgtttaactttttaaatgttattctagtcatttagcagacaatcttatccagagcgactcagTTAGTAATCTTCTCTCTCCCATGGGCTTAAacggcagcaatgttccatctaTTGCATAAAGACATGAGGTACAGCCTCCAGCAAATTGACTAACCAGACATTTTGTGGAGGTGTATTTGTGCTGTCAAAATGTCACCCTGTATGTATATCTGTAATCCATTGTGtaatctctctctccaggggcCCTAACCCTGCCAAGGTGGTTCAGCAGCTTTTAGCCCTGCGCTTGGACCAGCAGCTCAACATCTTCAACTCCTTAAAGAGCCACCTGATAGAGGGGGGTCTGCTGGAGGATGTAGCCTAGGGCCACCACGGCCAGCCCCAGGTCACCCTACTGGGGACACAGAGAGGAGGGCAGCCCCTGGCACCAGAAAGCCCTGGAGGTGTGGGAGAAGAAGTGTGGTGCTCGTATGAGCAAGAACACATCTGAGAAAGTAACTAAATTCTTTGGGTTATTCCATTTTCTGTGtgactgagagggagggagtgtatATAGTATGAAAGAATGTGTGTCCTAAACTGTTTTCCTTTGTCAGTGTTTCAGGTTGTATTTGTGAGTAAATTTATGTCAGCCATAGTATCTACAACACAGTGATGCCACTTGATCTGTGTACCACAATGAGGTcaggtgtacatgtgtgtgaatATTTTATGGTACATATATTTTATTTGTGTTTTAATGCACTGCTCAACATAGTCACACTGTATCGTCCTCATCTGCCAACATTTTATTTGCTTCATTCATCGTAATAATTGTTTgtatttataattttttattttaccttttatttaaccaggcaagtcagttaagaacaaattcttattttcaatgacggcctaggaacagtgggttaactgcgttGTTCCAGAGCAGAAcgaccgatttttaccttgtcagctcggggattcgatcttgcaaccttttggttactagtccaatgctctaaacactaggctaccctgccgccccacctATTACATAATATGTGTGGTTGAGTTTTTACATGGAAATCTTCCGTTGTATCCCTGTTTTGTATAGTCAATGTGAATTTTACCCGGTAGAGGTTCACTCTGCTATTGGCACGTCATGCTGCATACCGGTGTGTTTCTGTCTCCGTTACCATggagtgcgtcccaaatggtaccctatttcctacatagtgcactacttctgaccataGCCCTATGTG is part of the Salvelinus namaycush isolate Seneca chromosome 18, SaNama_1.0, whole genome shotgun sequence genome and harbors:
- the LOC120062778 gene encoding phosphatidate cytidylyltransferase 2-like, encoding MTELRHRGTTENDQYQQSEDKGSENEGKAEGVSESETKPDTGLPEVPVPADDTPEVLNKALSGLSSRWKNWWVRGILTLAMISFFFIIIYLGPMVLMLIVLCVQIKCFQEIIHIGYSVYHSYHLPWFRTLSWYFLLCVNYFFYGETVTDYFFNLVQREEPLRILSKYHRLISFALYLTGFCMFVLSLVKKHYRLQFYMFGWTHVTLLIVVTQSHLIIHNLFEGMIWFIVPISCVICNDIMAYMFGFFFGRTPLIKLSPKKTWEGFIGGFFSTVVFGILLSYVMAGYSFFVCPVEFNSDHNSFEVDCVPSDLFQLQDYALPATLESLTGWPTVRLYPFQIHSISLSAFASLMGPFGGFFASGFKRAFKIKDFANTIPGHGGIMDRFDCQYLMATFVNVYIASFIRGPNPAKVVQQLLALRLDQQLNIFNSLKSHLIEGGLLEDVA